In Bacillus sp. SB49, a single window of DNA contains:
- a CDS encoding FxLYD domain-containing protein, producing the protein MKSFVKVLGAVIIGGSLLTACAAEESTMSSGDEPKQAEAEEKADQTEAQLEVKSETFDAWEDSIGSIYASYSAEITNTGDAPASVGDIQVNFEGEDGSILGTMQMVLPVPEIVQPGETAYIGENTILDTVTSAEEIANATMNMDFSQTEEDPALLTTENIKLTEGKDEYSSVYTVTGTVLNETTEKADDIRLAAGLYDAEGNFLGTLNGSIEVSLNPDGKAGFELNYPELPANIKGKATEAKVKAYNWSF; encoded by the coding sequence ATGAAATCATTTGTAAAAGTATTAGGAGCCGTCATCATCGGAGGAAGCCTGCTCACCGCCTGTGCAGCCGAAGAATCGACGATGTCAAGCGGAGACGAACCGAAGCAGGCGGAAGCAGAAGAGAAAGCCGATCAAACCGAAGCACAGCTGGAAGTGAAATCGGAGACGTTCGACGCTTGGGAAGACAGCATCGGAAGCATTTACGCGAGTTATTCCGCAGAAATCACAAACACAGGAGACGCCCCCGCATCCGTTGGTGATATCCAAGTGAACTTCGAAGGAGAAGACGGTTCCATCCTTGGAACGATGCAGATGGTCCTGCCCGTCCCTGAGATTGTCCAACCGGGAGAGACCGCCTACATCGGCGAAAACACCATCCTCGATACCGTCACATCCGCAGAAGAGATTGCCAACGCCACGATGAACATGGACTTCAGCCAGACGGAAGAAGATCCTGCTCTTCTCACGACGGAAAACATCAAACTAACCGAGGGTAAAGATGAATACTCCAGCGTCTACACCGTGACAGGAACCGTCCTCAACGAAACGACGGAGAAAGCCGACGATATCCGTCTTGCCGCAGGCCTGTATGATGCAGAAGGCAACTTCCTCGGCACCTTGAACGGCAGCATCGAGGTCAGCCTGAACCCGGACGGCAAAGCAGGATTTGAACTGAACTATCCGGAACTCCCTGCCAATATCAAAGGCAAAGCGACAGAAGCCAAAGTGAAAGCCTATAACTGGTCATTCTGA
- a CDS encoding DUF4064 domain-containing protein: protein MNRTTEMVLGIIGGLIGFGGAFFALFMGALDESFNGTSELNGLGSSAFLFSILAIIGAIVVKFKPKLGGWLMLISGVAILISISLFGVVPALFLVAAGLMGILRKGKKSQRAAA, encoded by the coding sequence ATGAATAGAACGACAGAAATGGTACTGGGAATCATCGGTGGCCTGATTGGGTTCGGAGGCGCATTCTTCGCCCTCTTCATGGGAGCCTTAGACGAATCCTTCAACGGAACGAGCGAACTGAACGGCCTTGGGTCGAGCGCATTCCTGTTCAGCATCCTCGCCATCATAGGAGCGATCGTCGTCAAATTCAAACCGAAACTGGGCGGATGGCTCATGCTGATCAGTGGTGTCGCCATCCTGATTTCCATCAGCCTGTTCGGTGTCGTCCCGGCACTGTTCCTTGTAGCGGCAGGGTTGATGGGGATTCTGAGGAAAGGGAAAAAGTCGCAGCGTGCGGCTGCTTAA